In the genome of Desulfuromonas acetexigens, one region contains:
- a CDS encoding ABC transporter permease, translated as MSDGVVDLSLVDLALVYGLILFVAALARWNGIGQERDLLWSSLRMIAQLFLVGYLLKTVFTLASPALVLLILLVMGGFAVHAVGARVKDRMPRFHRVVGVSLFFGCFGATFFFCTLVIGLTPWYDPRYLIPLAGMIIGNSMTGASLAAERLTAEMKERRLEIETSLCLGASARQASAEAVRGAFRAALIPSINAMAAMGIVFLPGMMTGQILSGTEPLLAVRYQIAIMCVITASVAVTSFLILIFGRRGFFTKAHQLRLDNPPN; from the coding sequence ATGAGTGACGGCGTCGTCGATCTTTCCCTGGTCGATCTGGCCTTGGTCTACGGCCTGATCCTCTTTGTCGCCGCCCTGGCCCGCTGGAACGGCATCGGCCAGGAGCGGGACCTGCTCTGGTCCTCCCTGCGCATGATCGCGCAGCTGTTTCTGGTCGGCTACCTGCTGAAAACCGTCTTCACCCTCGCCAGTCCGGCGCTGGTGCTCCTCATCCTGCTGGTCATGGGCGGCTTCGCCGTGCATGCCGTCGGCGCGCGGGTCAAGGACCGCATGCCGCGCTTTCATCGGGTAGTGGGGGTCTCTCTCTTTTTCGGCTGCTTCGGCGCTACCTTTTTCTTCTGCACCCTGGTTATCGGCCTCACCCCTTGGTACGACCCCCGCTATCTCATCCCGCTCGCCGGCATGATCATCGGCAACTCCATGACCGGCGCGAGCCTGGCTGCCGAACGCCTGACCGCGGAGATGAAAGAGCGGCGGCTGGAGATCGAAACCTCCCTCTGCCTTGGGGCGAGCGCCCGACAGGCGTCGGCCGAGGCTGTGCGTGGCGCCTTTCGCGCGGCCCTGATCCCTTCCATCAATGCCATGGCCGCCATGGGCATCGTCTTTCTCCCCGGCATGATGACCGGCCAGATCCTCTCCGGCACCGAACCACTGCTGGCGGTGCGCTACCAGATCGCCATCATGTGTGTCATCACCGCCAGCGTGGCGGTGACCTCCTTTCTGATCCTGATCTTCGGTCGGCGCGGTTTTTTTACCAAGGCCCATCAGCTTCGCCTTGACAACCCCCCGAATTGA
- a CDS encoding sigma-54-dependent transcriptional regulator produces the protein MKEQRPRILVIDDEEPNREALSLLLKSANYQVAAAGTGEDALVLLRQAPFEVVVTDLFLPDLSGIDILKWVKSNAPQTSVIVITGQASAETAVQAMKEGALDYITKPFNFEELKIQIAKALEKSALVAENIYLRQQLRGKYKFDNIIGNSAAMQQIFARMERIVQTDSTILILGESGTGKELVAKAIHYNGPRKDKPFVAINCGAIPAELLESELFGHARGAFTGAVADKPGKFEQAHNGTLFLDEIGTMPPHLQMKLLRVLQDQVVERVGSDKRLKLNIRLISATNADLEEEVKNGQFREDLYYRLNVIPIHLPPMRERREDIPLLAHHFLRKYCREMNRTLMTIADIAMLRLQDYDWPGNVRELENIIERTVALTAGDHIEVRDLPANIARLDTPANPFDPGCPRIPAEGLDLGVTLESIERTLIRQALEMGKGVKARAAALLGLNRTTLVEKIKRLKLES, from the coding sequence ATGAAAGAGCAGCGCCCCCGCATTCTCGTCATCGATGACGAGGAACCGAACCGCGAAGCCCTCTCCCTGCTGCTGAAAAGCGCGAACTATCAGGTCGCGGCGGCCGGCACCGGGGAAGACGCCCTCGTTCTGCTGCGTCAAGCCCCCTTCGAGGTCGTCGTCACTGATCTCTTTCTCCCCGACCTCAGCGGCATCGACATCCTCAAGTGGGTCAAAAGCAATGCACCCCAGACCAGCGTCATCGTCATCACCGGCCAGGCCTCGGCAGAGACCGCCGTCCAGGCCATGAAGGAGGGGGCGCTCGACTACATCACCAAACCCTTCAATTTCGAGGAATTGAAGATCCAGATCGCCAAAGCCCTGGAGAAGAGCGCCCTGGTCGCGGAAAATATCTACCTGCGCCAGCAACTGCGGGGCAAGTACAAATTCGACAACATCATCGGCAACAGCGCCGCCATGCAGCAGATTTTCGCCCGCATGGAGCGCATCGTCCAGACCGATTCGACCATCCTCATCCTCGGTGAATCGGGGACCGGCAAGGAACTGGTGGCCAAGGCCATCCACTACAACGGCCCGCGCAAGGACAAGCCCTTTGTCGCCATCAACTGCGGGGCGATTCCCGCCGAACTGCTCGAAAGCGAACTCTTCGGCCATGCCCGCGGCGCCTTCACTGGCGCCGTCGCCGACAAGCCCGGCAAGTTCGAACAGGCCCACAACGGCACCCTCTTTCTTGATGAAATCGGCACCATGCCCCCCCACTTGCAGATGAAGCTGCTGCGCGTGCTTCAGGATCAGGTCGTCGAGCGGGTCGGATCCGACAAAAGGCTCAAACTCAACATCCGTTTGATTTCCGCCACCAACGCCGATCTGGAAGAAGAGGTCAAAAACGGCCAGTTCCGGGAAGATCTTTACTACCGCCTCAACGTCATCCCCATCCACCTCCCCCCGATGCGGGAGCGGCGGGAAGACATTCCCCTTTTGGCCCACCACTTTCTGCGCAAATACTGCCGGGAAATGAACCGGACGCTGATGACCATCGCCGATATAGCCATGCTTCGCCTGCAGGATTACGACTGGCCGGGGAACGTGCGCGAACTGGAGAATATCATCGAACGCACCGTTGCCCTGACCGCTGGTGATCATATCGAAGTCCGCGACCTGCCGGCGAACATCGCCCGCCTCGACACGCCGGCGAATCCCTTCGATCCCGGCTGCCCGCGCATTCCGGCGGAAGGACTCGACCTCGGGGTAACTTTGGAAAGCATCGAAAGGACGTTGATCCGGCAGGCGCTGGAGATGGGCAAGGGCGTCAAGGCCCGGGCGGCGGCCCTGCTCGGCCTCAACCGCACCACCCTGGTAGAAAAGATCAAGCGCCTCAAACTCGAAAGCTGA